A genomic segment from Necator americanus strain Aroian chromosome III, whole genome shotgun sequence encodes:
- a CDS encoding hypothetical protein (NECATOR_CHRIII.G10276.T1), whose product MGNRLGGLQRKREKPEHAAMKVSMKRVKGLEHVNKLPNIIPRRHCLLRLLKQNRVHDYLLLEIEFIKRQNLFKSLESQKKEERKVVQQLRGTPTTLAKVHELFNDEQHAVVVVEGSKREWFVPILSIVDKDLLHLNALVMVKASGMFKNVPTAIVGVLPDTTDSSALGHKLDKPPKETFEDIGGLEGPIQEMKESVELPLTHPEYYEEMGITAPKGVILYGEPGTGKTLLAKAVANSTSATFIRATGADLVQKNSGDGAKLVRELFKMAKDSAPCIVFLDEIDAVGTKRYDTSSRGEQEVQRTLLELLNQLDGFESRGDVKVILATNRIDSLDSALLRPGRIDRKIELPKPDDKTRQKIFSIHTSGMNLAKDVSFEAVMAKEKTMSGAEIKAVCTEAGMLALRAQRKVVCADDFEKAIKNVMLKNKGGAPEEFYA is encoded by the exons ATGGGCAATCGACTTGGTGgactgcaaagaaaacgcgaAAAGCCCGAACATGCGGCGATGAAAGTGTCGATGAAACGTGTGAAAGGATTGGAACACGTGAATAAACTTCCAAATA TAATCCCACGACGTCATTGCCTTCTTCGTCTCCTAAAGCAAAATCGTGTGCACGATTATTTGCTTCTTGAGATAGAATTCATTAAGCGTCAGAATTTGTTCAAATCATTAGAGAGCCAAAAGAAAGAGGAGAGAAAAGTCGTTCAG CAACTTCGTGGAACTCCGACAACATTAGCCAAAGTGCACGAGTTGTTTAATGATGAACAG CATGCTGTGGTCGTTGTTGAAGGCTCGAAGCGAGAATGGTTCGTGCCGATTCTATCTATTGTTGACAAG GACCTCTTGCACTTGAACGCTCTTGTGATGGTGAAGGCTAGTGGaatgttcaaaaatgttcCAACAGCGATAGTCGGTGTGTTGCCAGATACGACGGATTCGAGCGCCCTGGGTCACAAACTTGACAAACCACCTAAAGAGACATTTGAG GACATTGGTGGATTGGAAGGCCCTATCCAGGAGATGAAGGAATCAGTGGAACTCCCCTTGACTCACCCTGAATACTACGAAGAGATGGGTATTACTGCTCCGAAGGGTGTGATTCTCTACGGAGAGCCTGGCACTG GAAAAACTCTACTAGCCAAGGCGGTTGCCAACTCTACATCCGCAACATTTATTCGTGCCACCGGTGCTGACTTAGTGCAGAAAAATTCCGGCGATGGAGCTAAACTCGTCAG GGAGCTTTTCAAGATGGCAAAGGATAGTGCTCCGTGCATAGTTTTCCTTGATGAGATCGACGCAGTTGGGACGAAGCGATATGACACGTCGAGCAGAGGCGAACAGGAG GTGCAACGCACATTGCTCGAATTATTGAACCAATTAGACGGTTTCGAAAGCAGAGGAGATGTTAAG GTAATTCTCGCAACAAACCGAATCGATTCGCTTGACTCTGCCCTATTGCGTCCTGGACGTATTGACCGAAAAATTGAGCTGCCTAAACCAGACGACAAAACTAGGCAAAAAATCTTCTCG ATCCACACGTCAGGCATGAATTTAGCAAAAGACGTCTCTTTTGAAGCGGTGATGGCAAAGGAGAAAACAATGTCCGGAGCTGAgatcaag GCTGTGTGCACTGAAGCGGGTATGCTCGCACTTCGAGCGCAAAGGAAGGTTGTATGTGCTGACGACTTCGAAAAAGCTATCAAAAACGTGATGTTGAAAAACAAAGGCGGTGCTCCAGAAGAATTCTATGCTTGA
- a CDS encoding hypothetical protein (NECATOR_CHRIII.G10276.T2) — MKVSMKRVKGLEHVNKLPNIIPRRHCLLRLLKQNRVHDYLLLEIEFIKRQNLFKSLESQKKEERKVVQQLRGTPTTLAKVHELFNDEQHAVVVVEGSKREWFVPILSIVDKDLLHLNALVMVKASGMFKNVPTAIVGVLPDTTDSSALGHKLDKPPKETFEDIGGLEGPIQEMKESVELPLTHPEYYEEMGITAPKGVILYGEPGTGKTLLAKAVANSTSATFIRATGADLVQKNSGDGAKLVRELFKMAKDSAPCIVFLDEIDAVGTKRYDTSSRGEQEVQRTLLELLNQLDGFESRGDVKVILATNRIDSLDSALLRPGRIDRKIELPKPDDKTRQKIFSIHTSGMNLAKDVSFEAVMAKEKTMSGAEIKAVCTEAGMLALRAQRKVVCADDFEKAIKNVMLKNKGGAPEEFYA, encoded by the exons ATGAAAGTGTCGATGAAACGTGTGAAAGGATTGGAACACGTGAATAAACTTCCAAATA TAATCCCACGACGTCATTGCCTTCTTCGTCTCCTAAAGCAAAATCGTGTGCACGATTATTTGCTTCTTGAGATAGAATTCATTAAGCGTCAGAATTTGTTCAAATCATTAGAGAGCCAAAAGAAAGAGGAGAGAAAAGTCGTTCAG CAACTTCGTGGAACTCCGACAACATTAGCCAAAGTGCACGAGTTGTTTAATGATGAACAG CATGCTGTGGTCGTTGTTGAAGGCTCGAAGCGAGAATGGTTCGTGCCGATTCTATCTATTGTTGACAAG GACCTCTTGCACTTGAACGCTCTTGTGATGGTGAAGGCTAGTGGaatgttcaaaaatgttcCAACAGCGATAGTCGGTGTGTTGCCAGATACGACGGATTCGAGCGCCCTGGGTCACAAACTTGACAAACCACCTAAAGAGACATTTGAG GACATTGGTGGATTGGAAGGCCCTATCCAGGAGATGAAGGAATCAGTGGAACTCCCCTTGACTCACCCTGAATACTACGAAGAGATGGGTATTACTGCTCCGAAGGGTGTGATTCTCTACGGAGAGCCTGGCACTG GAAAAACTCTACTAGCCAAGGCGGTTGCCAACTCTACATCCGCAACATTTATTCGTGCCACCGGTGCTGACTTAGTGCAGAAAAATTCCGGCGATGGAGCTAAACTCGTCAG GGAGCTTTTCAAGATGGCAAAGGATAGTGCTCCGTGCATAGTTTTCCTTGATGAGATCGACGCAGTTGGGACGAAGCGATATGACACGTCGAGCAGAGGCGAACAGGAG GTGCAACGCACATTGCTCGAATTATTGAACCAATTAGACGGTTTCGAAAGCAGAGGAGATGTTAAG GTAATTCTCGCAACAAACCGAATCGATTCGCTTGACTCTGCCCTATTGCGTCCTGGACGTATTGACCGAAAAATTGAGCTGCCTAAACCAGACGACAAAACTAGGCAAAAAATCTTCTCG ATCCACACGTCAGGCATGAATTTAGCAAAAGACGTCTCTTTTGAAGCGGTGATGGCAAAGGAGAAAACAATGTCCGGAGCTGAgatcaag GCTGTGTGCACTGAAGCGGGTATGCTCGCACTTCGAGCGCAAAGGAAGGTTGTATGTGCTGACGACTTCGAAAAAGCTATCAAAAACGTGATGTTGAAAAACAAAGGCGGTGCTCCAGAAGAATTCTATGCTTGA
- a CDS encoding hypothetical protein (NECATOR_CHRIII.G10277.T1) codes for MDKSIKRFCQVDPMEFFAYPPKEAPLPPPTLELHVYPPFAEFIEFGGASKHVLTNAGSSRMVFKVKCSNNSLFKVSPVYAFLDPGASMDLQILRQEGPTRNDKLIIMYKEAKRSEKDPKKSFENEGVTAKKVIPLITRDVEEG; via the exons ATGGACAAATCAATAAAGCGCTTCTGCCAAGTCGATCCGATGGAGTTCTTCGCTTATCCACCCAA AGAAGCACCTCTTCCGCCGCCAACACTGGAGCTGCACGTCTATCCACCATTTGCCGAATTTATCG AATTTGGTGGCGCATCAAAACATGTTTTGACTAATGCCGGCTCCTCGCGAATGGTGTTCAAAGTGAAATGTAGCAATAATTCTTTATTTAAG GTTTCACCGGTGTACGCTTTTCTCGATCCTGGCGCTTCTATGGATTTACAG ATTCTACGACAAGAAGGTCCCACCCGTAACGACAAACTAATTATCATGTATAAAGAAGCGAAGAGGTCTGAAAAGGATCCGAAGAAATCGTTCGAAAACGAAGGAGTCACTGCTAAAAAAGTGATTCCATTGATCACG CGTGATGTCGAGGAAGGTTAG
- a CDS encoding hypothetical protein (NECATOR_CHRIII.G10278.T1), translating into MLAEFDETCKKFGLRLSLDKTMFVRNGCVSDASFTLNGTNISECSSYVYLSREINMMNDVTSELGRRKRAAWGAFKSIENVVKRTKNIRLRAHQKHNRSSCFDLRFRNVGVSQAEENAISVTERGIERVTLGVTHFTQVKEGIRSSPLRH; encoded by the coding sequence atgctggcggaatttgatgaaacatgTAAGAAGTTCGGTCTTCGGCTGAGCCTGGACAAGACTATGTTTGTGAGAAACGGATGTGTTTCTGATGcctcattcacgctcaacggaacgaatatatccgaatgctccagctatgtatatctcagtcgggaaatcaacatgatgaacgacgtGACCTCAGAGCTGGgaagaaggaaacgagcggcttggggagcattcaagagcattgagaatgtagtgaagaggaccaaGAACATCCGACTCCGTGCTCACCAAAAACACaaccgttcttcctgctttgacctacgcttcagaaatgtgggcgtttcgcaagcagaggaaaatgcgatcagcgtcacGGAACGCGGAATTGAGAGGGTAACGCTAGGAGTAACCCACTTTACGCAAGTGAAGGAAGGGATACGAAGTTCGCCTTTACGTCACTGA